The Sebastes fasciatus isolate fSebFas1 chromosome 4, fSebFas1.pri, whole genome shotgun sequence genome window below encodes:
- the nup160 gene encoding nuclear pore complex protein Nup160 isoform X4, whose protein sequence is MATAVLERSFIEICGFERETLHRFRDVTVNLPGVTALPGGVKFPDSAGAFHYDESGKLLSVVSNRFIHWCTSGDSVQLVEQSLDANLLNNAVRLRLSHCSVLPGGVHIQETLNNVIILISTNQSVHRLVLPHPARMYHSELVTELHMQSIFTDVGKLSLQDPSHSVLIPSSVGQTGSPSTSTAWISPSGEAHYALASAAGGIMVVSLPPHDTQGSVSMVELKRSSMMQRLSGWMPSSIRGEQSPADLVLSLAVRELEEDSFIFALCQDHKLRMWSFREQACLLEADMLEYMPACRGVKRLAGQGHRLRLAFSAATGLCLCVYLAVPQRGQFTVLQLVATDNNRYSLDHISSLFTTQETLVDFALTSTDIWAVWVDDSNATVVKYINYEHNTAGQWNQVFVQPPPEEEVHIGVDQDPRETYLEVLFSPLRFTASAIVKALQIYRRGSERITDLSWESLKKEVTVAVESELQSSVTEFEFSQEEYRQLQVEFWSRFYACCLQYQEALSLPLGLTVSQSTGMVCLLKTGFVSFLLPCFAVDHLYLSYDEYLFSEDETPIAEDPDVGRDVLQLVQCLRLVSDAVSGEMAYEMEKALEHLQSPERAAELVLENLLSNDNDNVIEDIQNKLQDIRNPMAAMMVLLREMDLETDSEVGEEGPGPLAPGQSLNLRISLSQLYGSSSAVSLVCQAVCHMTMTRALFCRDLLILQKLYLRFGDNVFLGGGAQLLQLQQDLIPRSSNLLSSYHLLKHISQSLASSVPIDIIDANLQHLTVLELSDTPALSTNRSVLSPQTVVELFYQTVARKMIISQIYSQQQSNSLLNWSHIISNVVNLLAQLLWPSNPGFQFPECLMANCQYTQLQEYVRLIGPWCQVNIGSCRFMLGQCYLANGEGQKALQCFQEAATEVEKEEFLMKLTGSEDEEAASTPRLQYYNKVLRLLEDVGLPELVIQLASLAITEAVTDVNSQVTFNTQVNSQVTFNRQVNRQVTFNRQVNRQVTFNRPVNSQVTFNTQVNSQVTFNRPVNSQVTFNTQVNRQVTFNRPVNRQVTFNRPVNRQVTFNRQVNRQVTFNRQVNRQVTFNRPVNSQVTFNTQVNRQVTFNRPVNRQVTFNRPVNRQVTFNRQVNRQVTFNRQVNRQLYLCLFILMFLFCTNVMSL, encoded by the exons atggCGACGGCGGTGTTGGAGCGCAGCTTCATCGAGATCTGTGGCTTTGAGAGGGAAACTCTGCACCGGTTCCGAGACGTGACCGTCAACCTGCCCG GTGTGACTGCTCTTCCTGGAGGTGTGAAGTTTCCTGACAGTGCTGGAGCGTTTCACTATGACGAGAGCGGGAAGCTGCTGTCTGTCGTCAGTAACAGGTTCATTCACTG gtGTACGTCAGGTGACAGCGTGCAGCTGGTGGAACAGTCTCTGGATGCCAACCTGCTAAACAATGCCGTCAGACTGCGTCTGTCTCACTGCAGCGTGCTGCCGGGCGGCGTCCACATCCAGGAGACCCTCAACAATGTCATCATCCTCATCTCCACCAATCAGAGCGTCCACAGGCTGGTGCTGCCTCACCCCGCACGCATGTACCACAGT GAACTGGTGACGGAGCTCCACATGCAGTCCATCTTCACTGATGTGGGGAAGCTGAGTCTACAGGACCCGTCTCACAGCGTCCTGATCCCCAGCTCTGTGGGACAGACGGGGAGTCCCAGCACCTCCACGGCCTGGATCAGTCCGTCCGGAGAGGCCCACTACGCCCTGGCTTCAGCTGCTGGAGGCATCATGGTGGTGTCTCTGCCCCCCCACGACACACAGG gcAGCGTGTCGATGgtggagctgaagaggagctcCATGATGCAGAGGCTGTCCGGCTGGATGCCCTCCTCCATCCGGGGGGAACAGAGTCCGGCTGACCTGGTCCTCAGTCTGGCTGTCAGAGAGCTGGAGGAAGACTCCTTCATCTTCGCCCTCTGTCAGGATCACAAGCTGCGCATGTGGTCCTTCAGG GAGCAGGCGTGTCTGCTGGAGGCGGACATGTTGGAGTACATGCCGGCCTGTCGAGGTGTGAAGCGTCTGGCCGGTCAGGGTCACCGTCTGAGACTGGCCTTCTCCGCCGCCACCGGCCTCTGTTTGTGCGTCTACCTGGCCGTCCCTCAGAGAGGACAGTTCACCGTCCTGCAGCTGGTCGCCACCGACAACAACCGCTACAGTCTCGaccacatctcctctctcttcaccaCGCAG GAGACTCTGGTGGATTTCGCTCTGACCTCCACAGACATCTGGGCTGTCTGGGTGGACGACTCCAACGCCACCGTGGTCAAATACATCAACTATGAACA TAATACAGCAGGTCAGTGGAACCAGGTGTTTGTTCAGCCTCCACCTGAAGAAGAAGTCCATATCGGAGTGGACCAGGACCCCAGA GAGACGTACCTGGaggttctcttctctcctctacGCTTCACAGCTTCAGCCATAGTTAAAGCTCTACAG ATCTACCGCCGAGGCTCAGAGAGGATCACTGATCTTTCCTGGGAGAGTCTGAAGAAGGAGGTGACGGTGGCTGTGGAGAGTGAG ctgcagaGCAGTGTGACAGAGTTTGAGTTTTCTCAGGAGGAGTACCGTCAGCTGCAGGTGGAGTTCTGGTCCAGGTTCTACGCCTGCTGTCTCCAGTACCAGGAGGCTCTGTCCCTGCCTCTGGGTCTGACTGTGAGCCAGAGCACCGGCATGGTCTGTCTGCTGAAGACG GGTTTCGTGTCGTTCCTCCTGCCGTGTTTCGCTGTGGATCATCTCTACCTGTCTTATGATGAGTACCTGTTCTCAGAGGACGAGACGCCCATCGCTGAAG ATCCAGATGTGGGCCGTGACGTGCTGCAGCTGGTTCAGTGTCTGCGGCTGGTCAGTGATGCTGTTTCTGGAGAGATGGCGTATGAGATGGAGAAAGCTCTGGAACACCTTCAGTCACCTGAGAGGGCTGCAGAACTCGTCCTGGAGAACCTGCTGTCCAACGACAA TGACAACGTGATCGAGGACATCCAGAACAAACTGCAGGACATTCGTAATCCGATGGCGGCCATGATGGTCCTGCTCAGGGAGATGGACCTGGAGACGGACTCCGAGGTCGGAGAAGAAGGACCAGGACCCCTCGCACCTG GTCAGAGCCTGAACCTGAGGATCAGCCTGTCTCAGCTGTACGGCAGCAGCTCGGCGGTGTCGCTCGTCTGTCAGGCTGTGTGTCACATGACCATGACCAGAGCGCTGTTCTGTAGAGACCTGCTGATCCTGCAGAAACTATACCTACGCTTCGGAGACaac gtgtTTCTGGGGGGAGGGGCtcaactgctgcagctccagcaggaCCTGATCCCTCGGAGCTccaacctcctctcctcctatcACCTCCTCAAACACATCAGTCAGAGCCTGGCCTCCTCCGTCCCCATAGACATCAT AGACGCTAACCTGCAGCACCTCACAGTGTTGGAGCTGTCTGACACCCCGGCCCTCTCCACCAACAGATCAG TGTTGAGTCCTCAGACGGTGGTGGAGCTCTTCTATCAGACTGTAGCCAGGAAGATGATCATCTCTCAGATTTACTCTCAGCAGCAGAGTAACTCTCTGCTCAACTGGAGTCACATTATCTCCAACGTGGTCAACCTGCTCGCTCAGCTGCT TTGGCCCAGTAACCCTGGTTTCCAGTTCCCAGAGTGTCTGATGGCCAACTGTCAGTACACACAGCTGCAG gagtaCGTGCgtctgattggtccctggtgtCAGGTGAACATCGGCTCCTGTCGCTTCATGCTGGGTCAGTGTTACCTGGCCAACGGGGAGGGCCAGAAG GCTCTGCAGTGTTTCCAGGAGGCAGCGACAgaggtggagaaggaggagTTCCTGATGAAACTGACGGGCAGCGAGGATGAGGAGGCTGCCTCGACCCCCAGATTACAATACTACAACAAG gtgcTGCGGCTGTTGGAGGATGTGGGTCTACCTGAGCTGGTCATCCAGTTGGCCTCTTTGGCCATAACAGAGGCCGTCACCGACGTCAACAGCCAGGTAACATttaacacacaggtaaacagccAG GTAACATTtaacagacaggtaaacagacaggtaacatttaacagacaggtaaacagacaggtAACATTTAACAGACCGGTAAACAGCCAGGTAACATttaacacacaggtaaacagccAGGTAACATTTAACAGACCGGTCAACAGCCAGGTAACATttaacacacaggtaaacagacaggtAACATTTAACAGACCGGTAAACAGACAGGTAACATTTAACAGACCGGTAAACAGACAGGTAACATTtaacagacaggtaaacagacaggtaacatttaacagacaggtaaacagacaggtAACATTTAACAGACCGGTCAACAGCCAGGTAACATttaacacacaggtaaacagacaggtAACATTTAACAGACCGGTAAACAGACAGGTAACATTTAACAGACCGGTAAACAGACAGGTAACATTtaacagacaggtaaacagacaggtaacatttaacagacag gtaaacagacaaTTATACTTATGTCTGTTTatattaatgtttttgttttgcaccaATGTGATGTCACTATGA
- the nup160 gene encoding nuclear pore complex protein Nup160 isoform X3, which yields MATAVLERSFIEICGFERETLHRFRDVTVNLPGVTALPGGVKFPDSAGAFHYDESGKLLSVVSNRFIHWCTSGDSVQLVEQSLDANLLNNAVRLRLSHCSVLPGGVHIQETLNNVIILISTNQSVHRLVLPHPARMYHSELVTELHMQSIFTDVGKLSLQDPSHSVLIPSSVGQTGSPSTSTAWISPSGEAHYALASAAGGIMVVSLPPHDTQGSVSMVELKRSSMMQRLSGWMPSSIRGEQSPADLVLSLAVRELEEDSFIFALCQDHKLRMWSFREQACLLEADMLEYMPACRGVKRLAGQGHRLRLAFSAATGLCLCVYLAVPQRGQFTVLQLVATDNNRYSLDHISSLFTTQETLVDFALTSTDIWAVWVDDSNATVVKYINYEHNTAGQWNQVFVQPPPEEEVHIGVDQDPRETYLEVLFSPLRFTASAIVKALQIYRRGSERITDLSWESLKKEVTVAVESELQSSVTEFEFSQEEYRQLQVEFWSRFYACCLQYQEALSLPLGLTVSQSTGMVCLLKTGFVSFLLPCFAVDHLYLSYDEYLFSEDETPIAEDPDVGRDVLQLVQCLRLVSDAVSGEMAYEMEKALEHLQSPERAAELVLENLLSNDNDNVIEDIQNKLQDIRNPMAAMMVLLREMDLETDSEVGEEGPGPLAPGQSLNLRISLSQLYGSSSAVSLVCQAVCHMTMTRALFCRDLLILQKLYLRFGDNVFLGGGAQLLQLQQDLIPRSSNLLSSYHLLKHISQSLASSVPIDIIDANLQHLTVLELSDTPALSTNRSVLSPQTVVELFYQTVARKMIISQIYSQQQSNSLLNWSHIISNVVNLLAQLLWPSNPGFQFPECLMANCQYTQLQEYVRLIGPWCQVNIGSCRFMLGQCYLANGEGQKALQCFQEAATEVEKEEFLMKLTGSEDEEAASTPRLQYYNKVLRLLEDVGLPELVIQLASLAITEAVTDVNSQVTFNTQVNSQVTFNRQVNRQVTFNRQVNRQVTFNRPVNSQVTFNTQVNSQVTFNTQVNRQVTFNRPVNRQVTFNRPVNRQVTFNRQVNRQVTFNRQVNRQVTFNRPVNSQVTFNTQVNRQVTFNRPVNRQVTFNRPVNRQVTFNRQVNRQVTFNRQVNRQVTFNRPVNSQVTFNRPVNRQVTFNTQVNRQVNRQLYLCLFILMFLFCTNVMSL from the exons atggCGACGGCGGTGTTGGAGCGCAGCTTCATCGAGATCTGTGGCTTTGAGAGGGAAACTCTGCACCGGTTCCGAGACGTGACCGTCAACCTGCCCG GTGTGACTGCTCTTCCTGGAGGTGTGAAGTTTCCTGACAGTGCTGGAGCGTTTCACTATGACGAGAGCGGGAAGCTGCTGTCTGTCGTCAGTAACAGGTTCATTCACTG gtGTACGTCAGGTGACAGCGTGCAGCTGGTGGAACAGTCTCTGGATGCCAACCTGCTAAACAATGCCGTCAGACTGCGTCTGTCTCACTGCAGCGTGCTGCCGGGCGGCGTCCACATCCAGGAGACCCTCAACAATGTCATCATCCTCATCTCCACCAATCAGAGCGTCCACAGGCTGGTGCTGCCTCACCCCGCACGCATGTACCACAGT GAACTGGTGACGGAGCTCCACATGCAGTCCATCTTCACTGATGTGGGGAAGCTGAGTCTACAGGACCCGTCTCACAGCGTCCTGATCCCCAGCTCTGTGGGACAGACGGGGAGTCCCAGCACCTCCACGGCCTGGATCAGTCCGTCCGGAGAGGCCCACTACGCCCTGGCTTCAGCTGCTGGAGGCATCATGGTGGTGTCTCTGCCCCCCCACGACACACAGG gcAGCGTGTCGATGgtggagctgaagaggagctcCATGATGCAGAGGCTGTCCGGCTGGATGCCCTCCTCCATCCGGGGGGAACAGAGTCCGGCTGACCTGGTCCTCAGTCTGGCTGTCAGAGAGCTGGAGGAAGACTCCTTCATCTTCGCCCTCTGTCAGGATCACAAGCTGCGCATGTGGTCCTTCAGG GAGCAGGCGTGTCTGCTGGAGGCGGACATGTTGGAGTACATGCCGGCCTGTCGAGGTGTGAAGCGTCTGGCCGGTCAGGGTCACCGTCTGAGACTGGCCTTCTCCGCCGCCACCGGCCTCTGTTTGTGCGTCTACCTGGCCGTCCCTCAGAGAGGACAGTTCACCGTCCTGCAGCTGGTCGCCACCGACAACAACCGCTACAGTCTCGaccacatctcctctctcttcaccaCGCAG GAGACTCTGGTGGATTTCGCTCTGACCTCCACAGACATCTGGGCTGTCTGGGTGGACGACTCCAACGCCACCGTGGTCAAATACATCAACTATGAACA TAATACAGCAGGTCAGTGGAACCAGGTGTTTGTTCAGCCTCCACCTGAAGAAGAAGTCCATATCGGAGTGGACCAGGACCCCAGA GAGACGTACCTGGaggttctcttctctcctctacGCTTCACAGCTTCAGCCATAGTTAAAGCTCTACAG ATCTACCGCCGAGGCTCAGAGAGGATCACTGATCTTTCCTGGGAGAGTCTGAAGAAGGAGGTGACGGTGGCTGTGGAGAGTGAG ctgcagaGCAGTGTGACAGAGTTTGAGTTTTCTCAGGAGGAGTACCGTCAGCTGCAGGTGGAGTTCTGGTCCAGGTTCTACGCCTGCTGTCTCCAGTACCAGGAGGCTCTGTCCCTGCCTCTGGGTCTGACTGTGAGCCAGAGCACCGGCATGGTCTGTCTGCTGAAGACG GGTTTCGTGTCGTTCCTCCTGCCGTGTTTCGCTGTGGATCATCTCTACCTGTCTTATGATGAGTACCTGTTCTCAGAGGACGAGACGCCCATCGCTGAAG ATCCAGATGTGGGCCGTGACGTGCTGCAGCTGGTTCAGTGTCTGCGGCTGGTCAGTGATGCTGTTTCTGGAGAGATGGCGTATGAGATGGAGAAAGCTCTGGAACACCTTCAGTCACCTGAGAGGGCTGCAGAACTCGTCCTGGAGAACCTGCTGTCCAACGACAA TGACAACGTGATCGAGGACATCCAGAACAAACTGCAGGACATTCGTAATCCGATGGCGGCCATGATGGTCCTGCTCAGGGAGATGGACCTGGAGACGGACTCCGAGGTCGGAGAAGAAGGACCAGGACCCCTCGCACCTG GTCAGAGCCTGAACCTGAGGATCAGCCTGTCTCAGCTGTACGGCAGCAGCTCGGCGGTGTCGCTCGTCTGTCAGGCTGTGTGTCACATGACCATGACCAGAGCGCTGTTCTGTAGAGACCTGCTGATCCTGCAGAAACTATACCTACGCTTCGGAGACaac gtgtTTCTGGGGGGAGGGGCtcaactgctgcagctccagcaggaCCTGATCCCTCGGAGCTccaacctcctctcctcctatcACCTCCTCAAACACATCAGTCAGAGCCTGGCCTCCTCCGTCCCCATAGACATCAT AGACGCTAACCTGCAGCACCTCACAGTGTTGGAGCTGTCTGACACCCCGGCCCTCTCCACCAACAGATCAG TGTTGAGTCCTCAGACGGTGGTGGAGCTCTTCTATCAGACTGTAGCCAGGAAGATGATCATCTCTCAGATTTACTCTCAGCAGCAGAGTAACTCTCTGCTCAACTGGAGTCACATTATCTCCAACGTGGTCAACCTGCTCGCTCAGCTGCT TTGGCCCAGTAACCCTGGTTTCCAGTTCCCAGAGTGTCTGATGGCCAACTGTCAGTACACACAGCTGCAG gagtaCGTGCgtctgattggtccctggtgtCAGGTGAACATCGGCTCCTGTCGCTTCATGCTGGGTCAGTGTTACCTGGCCAACGGGGAGGGCCAGAAG GCTCTGCAGTGTTTCCAGGAGGCAGCGACAgaggtggagaaggaggagTTCCTGATGAAACTGACGGGCAGCGAGGATGAGGAGGCTGCCTCGACCCCCAGATTACAATACTACAACAAG gtgcTGCGGCTGTTGGAGGATGTGGGTCTACCTGAGCTGGTCATCCAGTTGGCCTCTTTGGCCATAACAGAGGCCGTCACCGACGTCAACAGCCAGGTAACATttaacacacaggtaaacagccAG GTAACATTtaacagacaggtaaacagacaggtaacatttaacagacaggtaaacagacaggtAACATTTAACAGACCGGTAAACAGCCAGGTAACATttaacacacaggtaaacagccAG GTAACATttaacacacaggtaaacagacaggtAACATTTAACAGACCGGTAAACAGACAGGTAACATTTAACAGACCGGTAAACAGACAGGTAACATTtaacagacaggtaaacagacaggtaacatttaacagacaggtaaacagacaggtAACATTTAACAGACCGGTCAACAGCCAGGTAACATttaacacacaggtaaacagacaggtAACATTTAACAGACCGGTAAACAGACAGGTAACATTTAACAGACCGGTAAACAGACAGGTAACATTtaacagacaggtaaacagacaggtaacatttaacagacaggtaaacagacaggtAACATTTAACAGACCGGTCAACAGCCAGGTAACATTTAACAGACCGGTAAACAGACAGGTAACATttaacacacaggtaaacagacaggtaaacagacaaTTATACTTATGTCTGTTTatattaatgtttttgttttgcaccaATGTGATGTCACTATGA